Proteins co-encoded in one Deltaproteobacteria bacterium genomic window:
- a CDS encoding zinc ABC transporter substrate-binding protein gives MFKSYCKYLVVLFLGFFFAGLTLSCSQSKERQSKKPVVIVSVLPQSFFVREIAGDAFDVQVLLPPFANHDTYEPSIEQMKLIYSAKAYIKVGHPNLTFETIWLDRLVKDNKDIVIVDTSKGVELMDGDPHTWLSPKCVRTATSEIAGALSQLQPENAELFAANLKGFLSKIDHLDRNIKRILESKSDKKKFFVFHPAWGYFANDYGLEQVAIEHDHKEPGPNELIQVIEHARKEGAKMIFVQPQFSSASAEVLASELDAKVVIIDPMAFDWLKNLEKFSLALASAL, from the coding sequence ATGTTCAAATCATATTGCAAGTACTTGGTGGTACTATTCCTAGGGTTTTTTTTTGCTGGACTAACCCTCTCCTGTAGTCAATCCAAAGAAAGGCAAAGCAAAAAACCGGTCGTTATAGTCTCTGTCCTTCCACAGTCCTTTTTTGTCAGGGAAATTGCTGGCGACGCATTTGACGTCCAGGTTCTTCTGCCACCCTTTGCCAACCACGACACTTACGAACCCAGCATAGAACAGATGAAGCTAATTTACTCTGCGAAAGCTTATATAAAAGTGGGTCATCCCAACCTTACATTTGAAACTATCTGGCTAGACAGGTTAGTGAAAGATAATAAGGACATAGTTATAGTAGATACATCCAAAGGTGTTGAGCTAATGGATGGAGATCCGCATACTTGGCTATCTCCGAAATGTGTAAGAACCGCGACCTCTGAGATCGCTGGAGCTCTCTCCCAGCTACAGCCAGAAAATGCAGAATTATTCGCAGCAAACTTAAAAGGCTTTTTAAGTAAAATCGACCATCTCGATCGAAATATCAAAAGAATTCTCGAATCAAAAAGCGACAAGAAGAAGTTTTTTGTATTTCATCCAGCTTGGGGCTATTTCGCCAACGATTATGGACTGGAGCAGGTGGCTATTGAGCACGACCACAAGGAACCTGGCCCAAACGAGCTCATCCAGGTAATTGAGCATGCGCGAAAAGAAGGGGCCAAAATGATATTTGTCCAACCGCAATTTTCTTCGGCTAGTGCTGAAGTTTTAGCCTCCGAGTTAGACGCAAAAGTAGTAATAATAGACCCGATGGCATTTGATTGGCTTAAAAATTTAGAAAAATTTTCCCTAGCTTTAGCTTCGGCACTATAA
- a CDS encoding ABC transporter, with translation MTTTAVELIDVNVSLRGKSVLEDINFEIFDKEFVAIIGPNGGGKTV, from the coding sequence ATGACTACCACAGCAGTTGAGCTAATTGATGTAAACGTATCCCTTCGCGGAAAATCGGTTCTCGAGGACATAAATTTTGAGATTTTCGACAAGGAGTTTGTCGCTATCATTGGGCCTAACGGCGGGGGAAAAACCGTC